In the Streptomyces sp. f51 genome, one interval contains:
- a CDS encoding maleylpyruvate isomerase family mycothiol-dependent enzyme: protein MMDHVRDLASVRDATERLLTAVAELDNAAAAEPSRLPGWSRGHVLAHLSRNADALVNVLEGRPMYASASARDADIERDAPRPLDVQLADLRKSAAHFADTGAAPADWSRTVELRNGVTDSAARVPFRRWVEVDLHHVDLGIGYELEHLPEEFVAREIDFLAERFAGHKDVPATTLDAGDGRTRSTGGGAEGGPVEVRGPAADLLGWLCGRRDGTALTVRGGPLPALPPL, encoded by the coding sequence ATGATGGATCATGTGCGCGACCTGGCGTCTGTACGTGACGCTACGGAACGACTGCTCACCGCGGTCGCCGAACTGGACAACGCCGCCGCGGCCGAGCCGTCACGGCTTCCCGGGTGGAGCCGCGGTCATGTGCTCGCCCACCTGTCCCGCAACGCGGACGCCCTGGTGAACGTTCTGGAGGGGCGCCCCATGTACGCCTCCGCGAGCGCCCGGGACGCCGACATCGAGCGGGACGCGCCGCGCCCGCTGGACGTACAGCTGGCGGACCTGAGGAAGAGCGCGGCCCACTTCGCGGACACGGGAGCCGCTCCCGCGGACTGGTCCCGCACGGTGGAGCTGCGCAACGGGGTCACCGACTCCGCGGCCCGGGTGCCGTTCCGGCGCTGGGTCGAGGTCGACCTGCACCACGTCGACCTGGGAATCGGCTACGAGCTGGAGCACCTGCCGGAGGAGTTCGTGGCCCGGGAGATCGACTTCCTCGCGGAGCGGTTCGCGGGACACAAGGACGTGCCCGCCACGACCCTGGACGCCGGCGACGGCCGGACGCGGAGCACAGGCGGCGGCGCCGAGGGCGGACCGGTCGAGGTCCGGGGCCCTGCGGCCGATCTGCTCGGCTGGCTCTGCGGCCGCCGCGACGGCACGGCTCTGACGGTCCGCGGCGGCCCTCTTCCGGCCCTGCCTCCGCTATAG
- a CDS encoding MBL fold metallo-hydrolase translates to MTYSGAVTVGGPADVHELQDLMISKVAVGPMDNNAYLLRCRATDEQLLIDAANEASTLLTLIGDDGIASVVTTHQHGDHWQALAEVVAATGARTYAGREDAEGIPVPTDVPLRDGDTVRVGNVELTARHLVGHTPGSIALVYDDPHGHPHVFTGDCLFPGGVGNTRKDPEAFARLIHDVETRIFDVLPDETWVYPGHGDDTTLGAERPHLPEWRARGW, encoded by the coding sequence ATGACGTACAGCGGAGCAGTGACGGTCGGCGGCCCGGCCGATGTGCACGAGTTGCAGGACCTGATGATCTCCAAGGTCGCGGTCGGCCCCATGGACAACAACGCGTATCTGCTGCGCTGCCGGGCCACCGACGAGCAGCTCCTGATCGACGCGGCGAACGAGGCATCGACGCTGCTCACCCTGATCGGCGACGACGGCATCGCGTCCGTCGTGACCACCCATCAGCACGGCGACCACTGGCAGGCGCTCGCCGAGGTCGTGGCCGCCACGGGCGCGCGCACCTACGCGGGCAGGGAGGATGCCGAGGGCATCCCGGTGCCGACCGACGTCCCCCTCCGGGACGGCGACACGGTCCGTGTGGGGAACGTCGAACTCACCGCGCGCCACCTGGTCGGACACACCCCGGGCTCGATCGCCCTCGTCTACGACGACCCGCACGGTCACCCGCACGTGTTCACCGGAGACTGCCTCTTCCCCGGCGGCGTGGGCAACACGCGCAAGGACCCGGAGGCCTTCGCGCGGCTCATCCACGACGTCGAGACGAGGATCTTCGACGTACTGCCGGACGAGACCTGGGTCTACCCCGGCCACGGCGACGACACGACGCTGGGCGCCGAGCGCCCGCATCTGCCGGAGTGGCGAGCCCGGGGCTGGTGA
- a CDS encoding ABC transporter substrate-binding protein: MYRPQRALRPAVSACTVALLALAVGCAPQPTSTASGKASGNTAESCAKGSLSTRTSGKLTVATDEPAYEPWFKDDKPANGKGFESAVTYAVARQLGYADGDVVWQSVPFNKAFAPGAKTFDFDINQVSISAERKKAVDFSSGYYDVRQAVIALKNSKAAKATSLADLRKLKLGAQVGTTSLNYIDDVVKPTREPAAYAKNDQAKSALKNGQVDAIVTDLPTAFYITAAEVTDARIVGQFENRGGTPEQFGLVLDKGSALTSCVTRAVDALRADGTLAKIEKQWLSEAVDAPVLK; this comes from the coding sequence ATGTACCGACCCCAACGCGCCCTGCGCCCCGCCGTGTCCGCCTGCACCGTGGCCCTGCTCGCCCTCGCCGTGGGCTGTGCCCCGCAGCCCACGAGCACGGCGTCCGGCAAGGCCTCCGGGAACACCGCCGAGAGCTGCGCCAAGGGCTCGTTGAGCACCCGGACCTCAGGCAAACTCACCGTCGCCACCGACGAGCCGGCGTACGAACCGTGGTTCAAGGACGACAAGCCCGCCAACGGCAAGGGCTTCGAGTCGGCGGTGACGTACGCCGTGGCGCGGCAGCTCGGCTACGCCGACGGCGACGTCGTCTGGCAGAGCGTGCCCTTCAACAAGGCCTTCGCCCCCGGCGCCAAGACCTTCGACTTCGACATCAACCAGGTGTCGATCAGCGCCGAACGCAAGAAGGCCGTCGACTTCTCGTCCGGCTACTACGACGTGCGCCAGGCGGTCATCGCGCTGAAGAACTCCAAGGCGGCGAAGGCGACGAGCCTCGCGGACCTCAGGAAGCTGAAGCTGGGCGCGCAGGTCGGCACCACCAGCCTCAACTACATCGACGACGTGGTGAAGCCGACCCGGGAACCGGCCGCGTACGCAAAGAACGACCAGGCCAAGTCCGCCCTGAAGAACGGCCAGGTCGACGCCATCGTCACCGATCTGCCGACCGCCTTCTACATCACAGCCGCCGAGGTGACCGACGCGAGGATCGTCGGACAGTTCGAGAACAGGGGCGGCACGCCGGAGCAGTTCGGGCTCGTCCTCGACAAGGGCAGCGCGCTGACCTCGTGCGTGACCAGGGCCGTGGACGCGCTGCGCGCGGACGGCACGCTCGCGAAGATCGAGAAGCAGTGGCTGTCCGAGGCCGTCGACGCCCCGGTGCTCAAGTGA
- a CDS encoding amino acid ABC transporter permease: protein MTATKEPSGEDSSEGEMPSQGAPGGDVLEAETSKDDAPGRELPRSRAAERDLPGGTAPAPVAEYVPSRRRIERERHKRGRARRSAAVAALSTLATAVVLYLVVVNAPGWPRTKETFFDASFAREALPKVLDGLWLNLRLFVVCGVVVLVLGTLTAVARTLKGPVYWPVRALATAYTDFFRGLPLIICLSIVVFGVPALQLQGVTTDPVLLGGAGLVLTYSAYVAEVVRAGIESVHPSQRAAARSLGLTARQTLRHVVLPQAVRRQVPPLLNDMVSLQKDTSLVSIGGAVEAMRSADIIVGRSLNYTAYVVAALLFVALTIPMTRFTDWVTARMDRRRGQGGIV from the coding sequence GTGACGGCGACGAAGGAGCCGTCGGGAGAGGACTCCTCCGAGGGAGAGATGCCCTCGCAGGGCGCGCCCGGCGGGGACGTGCTCGAAGCGGAGACGTCCAAGGACGACGCACCAGGACGGGAACTGCCCCGCAGCCGGGCGGCCGAACGGGACCTGCCCGGTGGAACGGCGCCCGCGCCGGTCGCGGAGTACGTCCCGTCGCGGCGGCGGATCGAGCGCGAGCGCCACAAGCGCGGCCGGGCCCGCCGTTCGGCCGCCGTGGCCGCGCTCTCCACGTTGGCCACGGCCGTCGTGCTCTACCTCGTCGTGGTGAACGCGCCGGGCTGGCCGCGCACGAAGGAGACGTTCTTCGACGCCTCGTTCGCGCGCGAGGCCCTCCCCAAGGTCCTCGACGGACTCTGGCTGAACCTCCGACTGTTCGTGGTGTGCGGCGTCGTGGTGCTCGTGCTGGGCACCCTGACGGCCGTGGCCCGCACCCTGAAGGGGCCGGTGTACTGGCCCGTCCGCGCCCTCGCCACCGCGTACACCGACTTCTTCCGCGGGCTGCCGCTGATCATCTGTCTCTCGATCGTCGTGTTCGGCGTACCCGCGCTCCAGTTGCAGGGCGTCACCACCGACCCCGTCCTGCTCGGCGGCGCGGGTCTGGTGCTGACGTATTCGGCGTACGTCGCCGAGGTCGTCCGCGCCGGCATCGAGTCCGTGCATCCCTCGCAGCGGGCCGCGGCACGCTCCCTGGGCCTGACCGCCCGGCAGACCCTTCGCCATGTGGTGCTGCCCCAGGCGGTCCGCCGTCAGGTCCCGCCGCTCCTGAACGACATGGTGTCCCTCCAGAAGGACACCAGCCTCGTCTCGATCGGCGGCGCTGTGGAGGCGATGCGTTCCGCGGACATCATCGTCGGCCGCAGCCTCAACTACACGGCCTACGTCGTCGCGGCGCTGCTGTTCGTGGCCCTGACCATTCCGATGACACGCTTCACGGACTGGGTCACCGCCCGTATGGACCGCCGCCGCGGCCAGGGAGGGATCGTATGA
- a CDS encoding amino acid ABC transporter ATP-binding protein gives MSKAPVPDGPLLRMESVRKTFGDSVVLRDVDLEVAPHTVTTLIGASGSGKSTLLRCANLLEEVDDGAIWLDGEEITDPRTDQDAVRRRIGVVFQAYNLFPHMTVLENITLAPRRVHKVSRADAEAHARELLERLGLGAKAGEYPDRLSGGQQQRAAIVRALAVRPRLLLLDEITAALDPELVGEVLDVVRDLKGDGMTMVLATHEMGFAREVSDQVCFLEDGVILERGTPEQVLGDPQQERTRRFLRRIVEAGRL, from the coding sequence ATGAGCAAGGCACCCGTACCCGACGGCCCGCTGCTGCGGATGGAGTCCGTCCGCAAGACCTTCGGCGACTCGGTCGTCCTGCGGGACGTCGATCTGGAGGTCGCCCCGCACACGGTCACCACGCTGATCGGCGCGTCCGGCTCAGGCAAGTCCACACTGCTGCGCTGCGCCAACCTCCTGGAGGAGGTGGACGACGGAGCGATCTGGCTGGACGGCGAGGAGATCACCGACCCGCGGACCGACCAGGACGCGGTGCGCCGGCGCATCGGCGTCGTCTTCCAGGCCTACAACCTGTTCCCGCACATGACCGTCCTGGAGAACATCACCCTCGCCCCGCGCCGCGTGCACAAAGTGAGCCGTGCCGACGCCGAGGCACACGCGCGTGAGCTGCTCGAACGGCTCGGGCTCGGCGCCAAGGCGGGCGAGTACCCGGACCGGTTGAGCGGTGGCCAGCAGCAACGGGCCGCGATCGTCCGCGCCCTGGCCGTGCGCCCGAGGCTGCTCCTCCTCGACGAGATCACCGCGGCCCTGGACCCCGAGCTCGTGGGCGAGGTCCTGGACGTCGTGCGCGATCTGAAGGGGGACGGCATGACCATGGTGCTGGCCACCCACGAGATGGGCTTCGCGCGCGAGGTCTCGGACCAGGTCTGCTTCCTGGAGGACGGGGTGATCCTGGAGCGCGGCACGCCCGAGCAGGTCCTCGGCGACCCGCAACAGGAGCGCACGCGGCGCTTCCTGAGACGGATCGTGGAGGCGGGACGCCTCTGA
- the aroQ gene encoding type II 3-dehydroquinate dehydratase, giving the protein MPRTLASAPIMILNGPNLNLLGQRQPEIYGSDTLADVEALCVKAAAAHGATVDFRQSNHEGELVDWIQEARLHHSGIVINPAAYSHTSVAILDALNTCDGLPVVEVHISNIHQREEFRHHSYVSLRADGVIAGCGVQGYAFAVERVAALAGTGRADT; this is encoded by the coding sequence GTGCCCCGCACCCTCGCCAGCGCCCCGATCATGATTCTCAACGGGCCCAACCTGAACCTCCTCGGGCAGCGGCAGCCGGAGATCTACGGCTCCGACACGCTGGCGGACGTCGAGGCGCTGTGCGTCAAGGCGGCGGCCGCGCACGGCGCCACGGTGGACTTCCGGCAGTCCAACCACGAGGGCGAGTTGGTGGACTGGATCCAGGAGGCCCGTCTGCACCACTCCGGCATCGTCATCAACCCGGCCGCCTACTCGCACACCTCCGTCGCCATCCTCGATGCGCTCAACACCTGCGACGGGCTTCCTGTGGTGGAGGTCCATATCTCCAACATCCACCAGCGCGAGGAGTTCCGGCACCACTCGTACGTCTCGCTGCGTGCGGACGGGGTGATCGCCGGCTGCGGTGTGCAGGGGTACGCGTTCGCGGTGGAGCGCGTGGCGGCGCTGGCGGGAACGGGGCGGGCGGACACCTGA
- a CDS encoding S66 peptidase family protein gives MTTPAYPPKPVPGDRIAVISPSSGLPGLFPLPYELGLERLRKEFGLEPVEYPATRKMGSTARERAADLHAAFADPTVGAVVASIGGDDQITVLPLLDRELIRANPKPFFGYSDNTNLLAYLWNAGIVGYHGGTVMCELGRPGAMDPLTAESLRAALFTSGPYELRPAGRFREVDVPWEAPESFLSEPPTEPGAGWTWVRPERVVEGRSWGGNIEILSWLLMADREIAHDLSVYDGHVLFLETSEEMPAADDVFRILRGMGERGLLGRFPALLMGRPKAWSFARPLDPDARARYAHDQREAVLRALDVYAPNMMVVFDVDLGHTDPQIVLPYGGSVRVDGPARRITVTY, from the coding sequence ATGACGACGCCCGCGTACCCTCCCAAGCCCGTACCCGGCGACCGGATCGCCGTGATCTCGCCGTCCAGCGGCCTGCCCGGCCTCTTCCCGCTTCCGTACGAACTGGGCCTGGAGCGGCTGCGCAAGGAGTTCGGGCTGGAACCGGTCGAGTACCCGGCCACCCGGAAGATGGGATCGACCGCGCGGGAACGCGCCGCCGACCTCCACGCGGCGTTCGCCGATCCGACGGTCGGGGCGGTCGTCGCGTCCATCGGGGGCGACGACCAGATCACCGTGCTGCCGCTGCTGGACCGCGAGTTGATCCGGGCGAACCCGAAGCCGTTCTTCGGATACAGCGACAACACGAACCTCCTCGCGTACCTGTGGAACGCCGGAATCGTCGGCTACCACGGAGGGACGGTCATGTGCGAGCTCGGCCGGCCCGGTGCCATGGACCCGCTGACCGCCGAGTCGCTGCGGGCCGCCCTGTTCACGTCCGGGCCCTACGAGTTGCGCCCCGCCGGCCGTTTCCGCGAGGTCGACGTGCCCTGGGAGGCGCCGGAGAGCTTCCTGTCCGAACCGCCGACCGAACCGGGAGCGGGCTGGACCTGGGTCCGCCCGGAGCGGGTGGTCGAGGGCCGTTCCTGGGGCGGCAACATCGAGATCCTGTCGTGGCTGCTGATGGCCGACCGCGAGATCGCCCACGACCTTTCCGTGTACGACGGGCACGTGCTGTTCCTGGAGACCTCGGAGGAGATGCCCGCGGCCGACGACGTCTTCCGGATCCTGCGCGGCATGGGCGAACGCGGACTGCTGGGACGCTTTCCGGCGCTCCTCATGGGGCGCCCGAAGGCTTGGTCGTTCGCCCGTCCCCTGGACCCGGATGCCAGGGCCCGCTACGCCCACGACCAGCGCGAAGCGGTCCTCAGGGCCCTGGACGTATATGCCCCAAACATGATGGTCGTCTTCGATGTAGATCTCGGCCACACCGATCCACAGATCGTCCTTCCTTACGGAGGATCTGTCCGGGTCGACGGACCGGCCCGGCGCATCACCGTCACCTACTGA
- a CDS encoding MFS transporter, which yields MHDVRTVRAPSMLRLAAASLTGTAIEFYDFFVYGTAAALVLGPLFFPTFSPLAGTLAAFGTFGVGFVARPLGSVLFGHIGDRRGRRPVLLASLLLTGAATVAVGCVPTYDRIGAAAPVLLLVLRFLQGLGLGGEWGGAVLLTTEHAPAGRRGLWSSFPQIGPSVGFVLANGVMLALSSALSDAQFAQWGWRVPFWGAGVLAVAGLWLRGSLDESPRFLEMDDPARVPFAEVVRDHWRLVLLTAGGLAVGYAVFYTVTTWALAYGVERLGVSRTVMLTCIMAAVVVQGALTPLAALLGDRYGRRPLCMAGCAAAALWMFPMIGLLSTGEPLLMFAGFLVALIAFITMFAVIAAYLPELYEPRVRCTGAAVGYNLGGVLGGALTPVVATAVASGERVPWGVAAYLTGIALLSLGCFALLPETRPVPRLSVAPVTD from the coding sequence ATGCACGACGTACGCACCGTGAGGGCGCCCTCCATGCTCCGGCTCGCGGCCGCCTCGCTCACCGGGACGGCCATCGAGTTCTACGACTTCTTCGTCTACGGGACCGCGGCGGCGCTCGTTCTCGGGCCGCTGTTCTTCCCGACGTTCTCACCGCTCGCGGGGACACTGGCCGCCTTCGGGACGTTCGGCGTCGGGTTCGTCGCCCGGCCGCTGGGCTCGGTGCTGTTCGGGCACATCGGGGACCGGCGCGGGAGACGGCCGGTTCTGCTGGCGTCGCTGCTGCTGACCGGCGCGGCGACCGTCGCCGTCGGCTGTGTTCCGACCTACGACCGCATCGGCGCCGCGGCCCCCGTACTGCTGCTGGTGCTGCGCTTCCTTCAGGGGCTCGGACTCGGCGGCGAGTGGGGCGGTGCGGTGCTGCTGACGACCGAGCACGCGCCCGCCGGGCGGCGCGGGCTGTGGTCGAGCTTCCCCCAGATCGGTCCGTCCGTCGGGTTCGTTCTGGCCAACGGCGTGATGCTGGCGCTGTCGTCGGCGCTCTCCGACGCGCAGTTCGCCCAGTGGGGCTGGCGGGTGCCGTTCTGGGGCGCGGGGGTGCTCGCGGTGGCGGGGCTGTGGCTGCGCGGTTCGCTCGACGAGAGCCCACGGTTCCTCGAGATGGACGACCCCGCGCGCGTGCCGTTCGCGGAGGTGGTGCGCGACCACTGGCGGCTCGTCCTTCTGACAGCCGGCGGCCTCGCCGTCGGATACGCCGTCTTCTACACGGTGACGACCTGGGCACTCGCCTACGGCGTCGAACGGCTCGGCGTGAGCCGCACCGTCATGCTGACCTGCATCATGGCCGCCGTGGTGGTGCAGGGAGCGCTGACTCCCCTGGCGGCGCTGCTGGGGGACCGCTACGGACGGCGGCCGCTGTGCATGGCGGGCTGCGCGGCCGCCGCGCTGTGGATGTTCCCGATGATCGGCCTGCTGTCGACCGGCGAACCGCTGCTGATGTTCGCCGGCTTCCTGGTGGCGCTCATCGCCTTCATCACGATGTTCGCGGTGATCGCCGCCTATCTCCCGGAGCTGTACGAGCCCCGGGTGCGCTGCACGGGCGCGGCCGTCGGATACAACCTGGGCGGCGTCCTCGGGGGCGCGCTCACACCGGTCGTGGCGACGGCGGTGGCGAGCGGGGAGCGCGTGCCCTGGGGTGTCGCCGCCTATCTGACGGGGATCGCCCTGCTGAGCCTCGGGTGCTTCGCGCTGCTGCCGGAGACCCGGCCGGTGCCCAGGCTGTCGGTCGCACCCGTCACGGACTGA
- a CDS encoding ionic transporter y4hA, with translation MIVRLRSLVTQWTAVVPVIAVVLLAFTWGRDLPAALVALVTLVLAGSVLAAVHHAEVVAHRVGEPFGSLVLAVAVTIIEVALIVTLMADGGAKSSTLARDTVFAAVMITCNGIVGVCLLVASLRHGLAVFNAEGTGAALATVATLATLSLVFPTFTTSKPGPEFSSAQLTFAAVASLVLYGLFVATQTVRHRDYFLPITQQGKVIDVDDHADAPSARDARVSLGLLGLALVGVVGLAKGVSPTIESGVEAAGMPHSVVGVIIALLVLLPETIAALRAARRDRVQTSLNLALGSAMASIGLTIPAVALASLWLSGPLVLGLGPTEMVLLALTVVVSSLTVVPGRATPLQGGVHLVLFAAYLELAVNP, from the coding sequence ATGATCGTTCGGCTCAGGTCACTCGTGACACAGTGGACCGCCGTGGTCCCCGTGATCGCGGTGGTGTTGCTGGCCTTCACCTGGGGCCGCGACCTGCCGGCCGCTCTCGTCGCACTGGTGACGCTGGTCCTCGCGGGTTCCGTGCTCGCCGCGGTCCATCACGCCGAGGTGGTCGCGCACCGGGTGGGGGAGCCCTTCGGATCCCTCGTCCTCGCCGTCGCGGTCACGATCATCGAAGTCGCCCTCATCGTGACCCTGATGGCGGACGGCGGTGCCAAGAGTTCGACACTGGCCCGCGACACGGTGTTCGCCGCGGTGATGATCACCTGCAACGGGATCGTCGGCGTGTGTCTGCTCGTCGCGTCGCTGCGTCATGGGCTCGCCGTGTTCAACGCCGAAGGAACAGGTGCCGCCCTCGCGACCGTCGCGACGCTCGCGACACTCAGCCTCGTCTTCCCGACCTTCACCACCAGCAAGCCGGGCCCGGAGTTCTCCTCCGCGCAACTCACCTTCGCCGCGGTCGCCTCGCTGGTGCTGTACGGCCTGTTCGTGGCGACCCAGACCGTCCGGCACCGTGACTACTTCCTGCCGATCACCCAGCAGGGCAAGGTCATCGACGTGGACGACCACGCCGACGCGCCCTCCGCCCGTGACGCGCGGGTCAGCCTGGGGCTCCTCGGTCTGGCCCTGGTCGGTGTGGTCGGTCTCGCCAAAGGCGTGTCGCCCACCATCGAGTCCGGGGTCGAGGCCGCCGGCATGCCGCACTCCGTGGTCGGTGTGATCATCGCGCTGCTCGTGCTGCTCCCCGAAACCATCGCGGCACTGCGCGCCGCCCGCCGGGACCGGGTCCAGACCAGCCTCAACCTCGCCCTCGGATCCGCGATGGCCAGCATCGGACTGACCATCCCCGCCGTCGCCCTGGCCTCTCTCTGGCTCTCCGGACCACTCGTTCTCGGCCTCGGCCCCACGGAGATGGTGCTGCTCGCCCTGACCGTGGTCGTGAGCTCCCTGACGGTCGTGCCCGGGCGGGCCACCCCGCTCCAGGGAGGCGTCCATCTGGTCCTGTTCGCCGCCTATCTGGAACTGGCCGTCAACCCCTGA
- a CDS encoding TerC family protein, with protein MDVSLTLWVLTIVGLAALIAVDFFIGRKPHDVSIKEAGIWTVVWIALAGLFGLGLLLFAGGQPAGEFFAGFITEKSLSVDNLFVFVLIMAKFAVPSKYQQRVLLVGVLIALVLRTVFIAAGAAIIANFAWVFYIFGAFLIYTAWKLIQEARADEDDEEFEENKLLKAAERRFGVADRYHGTKLWIRQNGKRVMTPMLVVMLAIGTTDVLFALDSIPAIFGLTQDPYIVFTANAFALMGLRQLYFLIGGLLKKLVHLSYGLSVILGFIGIKLVLHALHESGVHVPEISIPVSLGVICAVLVVTTITSLMATRKQEARERTESASKESVDV; from the coding sequence GTGGATGTTTCCCTGACCCTGTGGGTCCTGACCATCGTGGGGCTGGCCGCACTGATCGCGGTCGACTTCTTCATCGGCCGCAAGCCGCACGACGTATCGATCAAGGAAGCCGGAATCTGGACGGTCGTCTGGATCGCCCTCGCCGGGCTGTTCGGACTCGGACTGCTCCTCTTCGCCGGCGGACAGCCCGCCGGAGAGTTCTTCGCCGGCTTCATCACCGAGAAGTCGCTGAGTGTCGACAACCTCTTCGTCTTCGTCCTGATCATGGCGAAGTTCGCGGTGCCCTCGAAGTATCAGCAGCGGGTGCTCCTCGTGGGCGTCCTCATAGCGCTCGTCCTGCGTACGGTGTTCATCGCCGCGGGCGCCGCGATCATCGCGAACTTCGCGTGGGTCTTCTACATCTTCGGCGCGTTCCTCATCTACACCGCCTGGAAGCTGATCCAGGAGGCCCGGGCCGACGAGGACGACGAGGAGTTCGAGGAGAACAAGCTCCTCAAGGCCGCCGAGCGGCGGTTCGGCGTGGCCGACCGCTATCACGGCACCAAGCTGTGGATCCGCCAGAACGGCAAGCGCGTCATGACGCCGATGCTGGTCGTGATGCTGGCGATCGGCACCACCGACGTGCTCTTCGCACTCGACTCGATCCCCGCGATCTTCGGCCTGACCCAGGATCCGTACATCGTCTTCACGGCCAACGCCTTCGCGCTGATGGGCCTGCGGCAGCTGTACTTCCTCATCGGCGGCCTGCTCAAGAAGCTGGTCCACCTGAGCTACGGCCTGTCGGTCATCCTCGGATTCATCGGCATCAAGCTGGTCCTGCACGCGCTGCACGAGTCCGGTGTCCATGTTCCCGAGATATCCATCCCGGTCTCGCTCGGCGTGATCTGCGCGGTCCTCGTGGTCACCACGATCACCAGCCTCATGGCCACCAGGAAGCAGGAGGCGCGCGAGCGGACCGAGAGTGCTTCGAAGGAGAGCGTTGACGTCTGA